Proteins co-encoded in one Oculatellaceae cyanobacterium genomic window:
- the purC gene encoding phosphoribosylaminoimidazolesuccinocarboxamide synthase translates to MSANEQLYEGKAKIIYTTDEPEILLAHFKDDATAFNAQKRGSIKAKGEMNCTIAAHLFKMLEAKGIPTHLIDCPAPNQMRVKAVKIIPLEVVVRNIAAGSLCQQTGLAVGTVLPQPLVEFYYKNDQLGDPLLTRDRLFLLNLATPEQLESLTASSLEINEILSGFFNQCGITLVDFKLEFGLDKQQQILLADEISPDTCRLWNQAETDPDQRVMDKDRFRRDLGNVEDAYQQVLQKVLSTQY, encoded by the coding sequence ATGTCTGCAAACGAACAGTTATACGAAGGCAAAGCCAAGATTATCTATACTACTGATGAGCCAGAGATCTTGCTGGCGCACTTTAAAGATGATGCCACAGCCTTTAACGCCCAAAAACGAGGCTCGATCAAAGCTAAAGGTGAGATGAACTGCACCATCGCGGCTCATCTGTTTAAAATGCTGGAAGCCAAAGGTATTCCTACGCACTTGATTGACTGTCCTGCGCCTAATCAAATGCGGGTTAAAGCAGTAAAAATCATCCCCCTAGAGGTAGTTGTGAGGAATATTGCTGCGGGTAGCTTGTGTCAACAAACAGGGTTAGCGGTAGGAACTGTCTTACCACAGCCGTTAGTGGAATTTTATTATAAGAACGATCAACTGGGAGATCCATTGCTAACGCGCGATCGCCTCTTCTTATTAAATCTGGCAACGCCAGAACAGTTGGAGAGCTTAACAGCGTCATCATTGGAAATTAACGAAATCCTCTCAGGGTTTTTTAATCAATGTGGAATTACCTTGGTAGACTTCAAACTAGAATTTGGTCTTGACAAACAGCAGCAAATACTCTTGGCTGATGAAATTAGCCCAGACACCTGCCGCCTCTGGAACCAAGCTGAAACAGATCCCGATCAACGAGTGATGGATAAAGACCGTTTCCGTCGAGACTTGGGTAATGTCGAAGATGCCTACCAGCAAGTACTCCAAAAGGTTTTGAGTACCCAATATTAA
- a CDS encoding BamA/TamA family outer membrane protein, translated as MRLILSTQNFKWCVEVRNEVIKEMRLSPLLLAAIAATTTMSLSSPANGQTPNPAGNPSGTPGSGNVIIDAAPDSGEATPGSSQPSPTSPLGEPIRPQEPLITPPGTESTPRQETPNRVEFNITPGTPSLEINPPTINPNQPTTPTLPTIPTPAPIPQQEARVLVAEVQVRGVSGQLQDEVYKVIRTKPGRATTRSQLQEDLNAIYATGYFANVEFLPEDTPLGVRVAFVVQPNPVLQNVNVTTVPPSPGSGVVPASVVNTIFSPQYGRILNLKELQESIKKLNQWYKDNGYDLAQVIDVPQPTADGRVNLVVAEGIIEDIQVRFLDKEGSQVNEQGRPLTGRTRPFIVTREVELSAGDVFNRKLAERDLRRVYGLGIFDDVRLSFSPGQDPRKVVVVVNVIEKNTGSVAAGAGISSASGFFGTVSYQQQNLGGNNQKLGAELQLGQRELLFDVNFTNPWLAGDPYRTSYTINGFRRRSISLIFDGGDEDITLGDEHDNDRPRVVRLGGGINFSRPLIKNPFDNSDWRASLGLQYQRVSIRDADGDIAPRDERGNNLSFSDTGKDDLLTLQLGAVRDRRNNSLIPTQGDFLRFGVEQSIPVGEGNILLNRLRGSYSYYVPANLTRFAKGPQAFAFNVQAGTVLGDLPPYEAFSLGGSNSVRGYDEGDIGSGRSFIQGTAEYRFPLFAIVGGALFADYATDLGSGNSVPGDPAGARGKAGNGFGYGLGVRINSPLGPIRVDYGFNDEGRGRLHFGIGERF; from the coding sequence TTGCGTCTGATTTTATCAACTCAAAACTTTAAATGGTGTGTGGAAGTGCGGAACGAAGTGATTAAAGAAATGCGTTTATCTCCTCTGTTGCTGGCGGCTATAGCTGCGACAACGACCATGAGCTTGTCCTCCCCTGCTAATGGACAAACTCCTAATCCAGCAGGAAATCCCTCTGGCACACCTGGATCGGGAAACGTGATAATTGATGCTGCTCCCGATTCAGGAGAAGCTACACCAGGTAGTAGTCAGCCTAGTCCTACAAGCCCACTTGGTGAACCAATCAGACCACAGGAGCCACTAATTACTCCTCCTGGTACAGAGTCTACCCCCAGACAAGAGACACCGAACCGAGTTGAATTTAATATCACACCAGGTACGCCGTCTCTAGAAATTAACCCGCCTACAATTAACCCAAATCAGCCCACAACTCCCACTCTGCCAACCATACCTACCCCTGCTCCAATACCGCAACAAGAGGCGCGTGTACTGGTAGCTGAGGTGCAAGTTCGTGGTGTAAGTGGGCAACTGCAAGACGAAGTATATAAGGTAATTCGCACAAAGCCTGGACGTGCCACAACGCGCAGCCAGTTGCAGGAAGATTTAAATGCGATCTACGCTACTGGATATTTTGCCAATGTTGAATTCCTGCCAGAGGACACCCCTTTGGGTGTGCGCGTGGCATTTGTAGTGCAACCTAACCCTGTGTTGCAAAATGTGAATGTCACAACCGTTCCACCTAGCCCTGGTTCTGGTGTAGTACCAGCAAGTGTGGTTAATACTATCTTTTCTCCGCAGTATGGTCGCATTCTGAACTTAAAAGAACTGCAAGAAAGCATCAAGAAGTTAAACCAGTGGTATAAAGACAACGGTTATGACTTGGCACAAGTCATAGATGTCCCACAACCAACGGCTGATGGCAGAGTTAACTTAGTTGTAGCTGAAGGGATTATAGAGGATATACAAGTCCGCTTTTTGGATAAAGAAGGCAGTCAAGTTAACGAGCAAGGTCGTCCCCTGACTGGTCGCACTCGCCCATTCATTGTTACGCGCGAGGTGGAATTATCAGCAGGAGATGTGTTTAATCGTAAACTAGCAGAACGTGACTTGCGCCGCGTCTATGGACTAGGCATATTTGACGACGTGCGTCTCTCGTTTAGCCCTGGTCAAGATCCTCGCAAAGTGGTTGTTGTTGTCAATGTGATTGAGAAAAATACTGGCTCAGTTGCGGCTGGGGCTGGTATTAGTTCTGCCAGTGGTTTTTTTGGCACAGTTAGCTATCAACAGCAAAATTTAGGGGGTAATAACCAAAAATTAGGGGCTGAGTTGCAGCTTGGTCAACGGGAATTGCTGTTTGATGTCAATTTTACGAATCCTTGGCTTGCAGGCGATCCTTACCGGACTTCTTATACAATTAACGGCTTCCGCCGTCGCTCGATCTCGCTAATTTTTGATGGGGGGGATGAAGATATTACATTAGGGGATGAACATGATAACGATCGCCCGCGTGTGGTGCGATTGGGTGGTGGAATCAATTTCAGCCGTCCATTAATCAAAAACCCCTTTGATAACTCAGACTGGAGGGCATCTTTAGGCTTGCAGTATCAGCGAGTTTCGATCCGCGATGCTGATGGTGATATTGCCCCTAGAGATGAGCGAGGTAATAATTTGAGCTTTAGTGATACAGGTAAAGACGATTTGTTGACACTGCAATTGGGCGCGGTGCGCGATCGCCGTAATAATTCTTTAATACCTACACAAGGCGACTTCTTGCGATTTGGCGTTGAGCAGTCGATTCCCGTAGGAGAAGGGAACATCTTGTTAAATCGTCTGCGGGGTAGCTACAGCTACTATGTTCCTGCAAACTTGACTAGATTTGCCAAAGGGCCACAGGCATTTGCCTTTAACGTTCAAGCTGGGACGGTACTGGGAGATTTGCCACCTTATGAAGCTTTTTCTCTTGGCGGTAGTAACTCAGTGCGTGGTTACGATGAAGGGGATATTGGTAGTGGTCGGAGTTTTATTCAGGGAACTGCTGAATATCGCTTTCCACTGTTCGCGATTGTAGGGGGGGCCTTGTTTGCTGACTATGCTACTGATTTAGGTTCAGGTAATAGTGTACCTGGAGATCCCGCAGGAGCTAGGGGCAAAGCAGGTAATGGCTTCGGATATGGTCTGGGTGTGCGGATTAATTCACCACTTGGGCCAATTCGGGTTGACTACGGCTTTAATGACGAAGGCAGAGGTCGTCTCCATTTTGGTATTGGCGAGAGATTTTAA
- the lpxC gene encoding UDP-3-O-acyl-N-acetylglucosamine deacetylase, which yields MELTAELPQQTLAREFEMSGVGLHSGVLTQVRVKPASVGDGRYFVRVDLPNSPIIPARVDAVNQTTLSTELATVDARVRTVEHLLAALAGMGVDNARIEINGSELPLLDGSAKIWAEAIAIVGIVPATGENNPTPNPSLNAGRAVLGTGENNNDRVVSLCSYLEIKQPIWVYQGDAFVAALPAPATRFTYGIDFDLPAIGNQWHSWQPSTESFESAIAPARTFGLAHQIEQLRAAGLIKGGSLDNALVCDVNGWLNPPLRFANEPARHKLLDLIGDLSLLGCFPQAHFLAYKASHSLHIQLAKKIQAINNDR from the coding sequence ATGGAACTGACCGCTGAATTGCCGCAGCAAACCTTGGCAAGAGAATTTGAAATGTCAGGTGTAGGGCTGCATAGTGGTGTCCTCACTCAAGTGCGTGTGAAACCCGCCTCTGTTGGGGATGGACGCTACTTTGTTAGGGTGGATCTGCCAAACTCACCAATAATTCCCGCACGTGTCGATGCTGTTAATCAGACGACTTTATCTACAGAACTTGCAACTGTTGATGCCCGCGTGCGAACAGTAGAACACTTGTTGGCAGCTTTAGCTGGAATGGGTGTGGATAATGCTCGGATTGAGATTAACGGCTCGGAACTTCCTTTATTGGATGGGAGTGCCAAAATTTGGGCGGAAGCGATCGCGATCGTTGGTATTGTCCCAGCAACGGGGGAGAATAACCCCACCCCCAACCCCTCCCTGAACGCGGGGAGGGCAGTTTTGGGAACGGGGGAGAATAACAATGATCGTGTTGTTTCCCTATGCAGCTATCTAGAAATCAAACAGCCTATTTGGGTATATCAAGGCGATGCCTTTGTTGCTGCGCTACCTGCACCTGCAACTCGCTTTACTTACGGAATAGATTTTGATTTACCAGCAATTGGTAATCAGTGGCATAGTTGGCAACCGAGTACCGAAAGTTTTGAAAGTGCGATCGCGCCAGCACGTACCTTTGGTTTAGCTCACCAAATTGAGCAGCTTCGAGCCGCAGGTTTAATTAAGGGTGGTAGCTTGGATAATGCTTTAGTCTGCGACGTTAATGGTTGGCTCAATCCCCCATTAAGGTTTGCCAATGAACCAGCGCGTCATAAGCTTTTAGATTTAATCGGCGATTTAAGCTTGTTAGGCTGTTTTCCACAAGCTCACTTCCTTGCCTATAAAGCCAGCCATAGCTTACATATCCAACTGGCTAAAAAAATTCAGGCAATTAACAATGACCGATGA
- the fabZ gene encoding 3-hydroxyacyl-ACP dehydratase FabZ — protein sequence MSTLIELNHTNSASSLKTEPAQVEQVITTPPKQSPKKPVYNLEEIQKLLPHRYPFALVDRIMEYVPGESAVGLKNVTFNEPYFQGHFPGRPLMPGVMIVEAMAQVGGIVLTQLPDIEGSLFVFAGIDKVRFRRPVVPGDQLVMNVELICVKRRRFAKMQARAQVDGQLVAEGELMFSLID from the coding sequence ATGTCCACACTGATTGAACTCAATCACACTAATTCTGCAAGCAGCCTTAAAACTGAACCTGCTCAGGTTGAACAAGTAATTACTACTCCACCAAAGCAGTCGCCTAAAAAGCCTGTTTACAATCTCGAAGAGATTCAAAAGCTACTTCCCCACCGTTATCCGTTTGCGCTCGTCGATCGCATTATGGAGTATGTACCAGGGGAAAGTGCTGTTGGTCTGAAAAACGTCACTTTTAATGAACCTTATTTTCAAGGGCATTTTCCAGGTCGTCCATTAATGCCTGGAGTGATGATTGTGGAAGCAATGGCACAGGTAGGTGGCATTGTTTTAACTCAGCTACCCGATATTGAAGGCAGCTTATTTGTATTTGCTGGCATTGATAAAGTACGGTTTCGCCGTCCAGTTGTACCAGGCGACCAATTGGTGATGAACGTGGAACTGATATGTGTCAAACGCCGTCGTTTTGCTAAGATGCAGGCTCGCGCTCAAGTCGATGGTCAGCTAGTAGCTGAAGGCGAACTGATGTTTTCTTTAATTGACTAA
- the lpxA gene encoding acyl-ACP--UDP-N-acetylglucosamine O-acyltransferase: MPICSLLPSANLGEHSITERAASPRPPQNRNRSLQMAGVVPLKTVIHPTAVIHPNAEVHPTVRVGPYAVIGENVKIGPETNIGAHVVLEGPTEIGARNQIFPGAAIGLDTQDLKYEGGATWLKIGDDNSIREFVTINRATGAGEATIIGNGNLLMAYVHVAHNCIIEDSVVVANGVALAGHVHIESQAVVGGLVGVHQFVHIGRMAMVGGMSKIVRDVPPYMLVDGNPSHVRSLNLIGLKRKGLQSADISYLKRAFRIIYRSGLPVNQALEQLLLLPDNEHIQHLRSFLRLSQTDGRRGLIPGKRLSQNESDE, translated from the coding sequence GTGCCTATTTGTAGTTTGTTGCCATCTGCAAACCTGGGCGAACACAGCATCACTGAACGGGCGGCATCACCCCGCCCTCCCCAAAACCGCAATAGGAGCTTACAGATGGCTGGAGTAGTACCATTAAAGACAGTGATTCATCCCACTGCTGTTATCCACCCAAATGCTGAAGTACACCCAACGGTGAGGGTTGGGCCTTATGCAGTGATTGGAGAAAATGTCAAAATTGGCCCAGAAACAAATATCGGCGCTCATGTAGTGTTAGAAGGGCCAACAGAAATTGGCGCTCGTAATCAAATTTTCCCTGGTGCGGCGATTGGTTTGGACACCCAAGATTTGAAATATGAAGGCGGCGCTACTTGGCTGAAAATTGGTGACGATAACAGCATCCGAGAGTTTGTAACCATTAACCGCGCAACTGGTGCAGGTGAAGCGACAATTATTGGTAACGGTAATCTGTTAATGGCTTATGTCCATGTTGCTCACAACTGCATAATTGAAGACTCTGTAGTAGTTGCTAATGGTGTTGCTTTAGCTGGTCATGTGCATATAGAGTCGCAAGCAGTAGTTGGTGGGTTGGTGGGTGTGCATCAATTTGTCCACATTGGACGGATGGCAATGGTAGGGGGAATGAGCAAAATCGTTCGGGATGTGCCTCCTTATATGTTGGTAGATGGTAATCCTTCTCATGTGCGATCGCTCAACTTGATTGGATTAAAACGTAAGGGTTTACAATCAGCAGATATTTCTTATCTAAAACGCGCTTTCAGAATTATCTATCGCTCTGGATTGCCTGTAAATCAAGCATTAGAACAGCTACTTTTGTTACCAGATAACGAACACATACAGCACTTACGAAGCTTTTTACGGCTATCTCAAACAGATGGTCGTCGTGGTCTGATTCCTGGTAAACGCTTGTCACAAAATGAAAGCGATGAGTAA
- the lpxB gene encoding lipid-A-disaccharide synthase, whose translation MTQKTKFTIFISTGEVSGDLQGALLIEALKRQAVEVGLDLEIVALGGSRMAASGATLIQDTTAIGSVGILETLPFILPTLQVQQVAKQYLKQHPPDLLVLIDYMEPNLAIGNYVRRNLPQVPILFYIAPQVWVWSLGDKNTKRIISVTDQILAIFPEEARYFQERGASVSFVGHPLIDRIQAFPNRELARDKLGIEPNQVAIALIPASRHQELKYLLPVMFQAAQQIQQQIPNAHFWIPLSLEVYRHKIEQAIEQYGLRASLVANQTPEVLAAVDLAITKSGTVNLELALLDIPQVVIYRVHPFTAWVGYKLLKFSIPFMSPPNLVLMKEIVPELQQTKATPENIVRESLELLLNQNSRQQVLAGYQEMRKLLGEAGVCDRAAQEIFKLLAVNTSEM comes from the coding sequence ATGACCCAAAAAACAAAATTTACTATTTTTATTAGTACGGGTGAGGTTTCTGGCGACCTACAAGGGGCATTGCTAATTGAAGCACTGAAGCGTCAAGCGGTAGAAGTAGGGCTAGATCTAGAGATTGTAGCTCTAGGAGGCTCGCGCATGGCTGCGTCGGGTGCTACTTTGATTCAGGATACTACTGCTATTGGTTCGGTAGGAATTTTAGAAACACTGCCATTTATCTTACCGACGCTACAAGTTCAGCAGGTTGCTAAACAATACCTCAAACAACATCCCCCTGATTTGTTGGTGTTGATTGACTATATGGAGCCAAACCTAGCTATTGGCAATTATGTTCGCCGTAACCTTCCACAAGTGCCGATATTGTTTTATATCGCGCCTCAAGTGTGGGTTTGGTCGCTAGGTGATAAAAATACTAAGCGTATTATTAGTGTTACTGACCAGATATTAGCAATTTTTCCAGAAGAAGCTCGTTATTTTCAAGAACGCGGTGCATCTGTTAGCTTTGTTGGGCATCCTCTGATAGATAGGATACAAGCATTTCCTAACCGAGAATTGGCAAGGGATAAATTAGGAATTGAACCCAATCAAGTTGCGATCGCTCTTATACCTGCTTCTCGACATCAAGAGCTAAAATATCTCTTGCCAGTAATGTTTCAAGCGGCACAACAAATCCAGCAACAAATTCCTAATGCCCACTTCTGGATTCCGCTTTCTTTAGAAGTATACCGCCATAAAATTGAACAAGCAATTGAGCAATATGGTTTGCGTGCTAGTTTAGTTGCTAATCAAACTCCAGAGGTGTTGGCAGCAGTTGACTTGGCAATTACTAAATCTGGCACGGTTAACTTGGAACTTGCCTTGTTAGATATTCCTCAAGTAGTTATTTACCGAGTTCACCCCTTTACTGCTTGGGTTGGTTATAAGTTGTTAAAGTTTTCTATTCCCTTCATGTCGCCACCGAATTTGGTATTAATGAAGGAAATTGTGCCAGAGTTACAACAAACAAAAGCTACACCAGAAAATATTGTCCGAGAATCTTTAGAATTGTTGTTAAATCAAAATAGCCGTCAGCAAGTTTTAGCTGGATATCAAGAAATGCGGAAACTTTTGGGGGAAGCGGGAGTATGCGATCGCGCTGCTCAAGAAATCTTTAAGTTATTAGCTGTTAATACTTCTGAAATGTAA
- a CDS encoding S8 family peptidase, whose protein sequence is MAFVQLFKPAIAILSALTFNVLTFPTFAQPTAAKSYIVVLKKDINPSAVALEHANIHALNVAFTYNNAIKGYAARIPEARLAILKKDPRVLFISEDRPVSITAQTIPTGIKRIQANNSTTKSGNGSGSVNTPVAIIDTGIQSNHPDLNVVGGKDCVSNLNNYNDGNGHGTHVAGTVAAKDNTAGVVGVVPGTPLYAIKVLGSDGSGTTSSVICGIDWVTANAATKGIKVANMSLGSPGADDGNCGLLNLDAMHNAICGSVQKGVTYVVAAGNSGENFANSVPASYNEVLTVTAISDFNGVAGGGARATCRSDVDDTAADFSNFTTINSSEVGHTIAAPGTCINSTWINSTYKTISGTSMASPHVAGAVALCIASAKCANLTPSQIITKMRNDAAAQPASYGFKNDPNSPNGDRYYGNLLYTGGY, encoded by the coding sequence ATGGCATTTGTGCAACTTTTTAAACCAGCGATCGCAATTCTCAGCGCCCTAACTTTTAATGTCTTGACTTTCCCAACATTTGCACAACCCACAGCAGCGAAAAGTTACATCGTTGTTTTAAAAAAAGATATTAATCCTAGTGCAGTAGCTTTAGAACACGCCAACATTCACGCACTGAACGTAGCTTTTACATATAACAATGCTATTAAGGGTTACGCGGCTCGTATCCCAGAAGCACGTCTAGCAATACTGAAAAAAGATCCCCGTGTTTTATTTATATCAGAGGATCGCCCAGTCAGTATAACTGCTCAGACCATCCCAACTGGAATTAAACGCATTCAAGCTAACAACAGTACTACTAAGTCTGGCAATGGTTCAGGGAGTGTGAATACACCTGTAGCTATTATTGATACAGGCATTCAAAGTAATCATCCTGACCTGAATGTAGTTGGGGGAAAAGACTGTGTAAGTAACTTAAATAACTATAACGATGGCAACGGTCATGGGACGCACGTAGCTGGAACAGTTGCAGCTAAGGATAATACGGCTGGTGTTGTTGGCGTAGTACCAGGAACGCCTCTCTACGCAATTAAAGTTTTAGGCAGTGATGGTTCAGGTACTACTTCTTCCGTAATCTGTGGTATTGATTGGGTAACAGCAAACGCTGCTACCAAAGGGATTAAAGTAGCTAACATGAGCCTTGGTAGTCCAGGTGCTGATGATGGCAATTGTGGGCTGCTCAATTTGGACGCAATGCACAATGCTATCTGTGGCTCAGTACAGAAAGGTGTGACTTATGTTGTTGCTGCTGGTAACAGTGGTGAAAATTTTGCTAACTCCGTTCCGGCATCTTATAACGAAGTTTTGACCGTAACTGCAATCAGTGATTTTAATGGTGTGGCTGGTGGTGGTGCTAGGGCAACTTGTAGATCTGATGTCGATGACACTGCTGCTGACTTTAGCAATTTTACGACGATCAATAGTAGCGAAGTAGGTCACACGATCGCTGCACCAGGTACTTGTATTAACTCTACTTGGATTAATAGTACTTACAAAACAATTTCTGGTACTAGCATGGCTTCACCTCATGTAGCTGGCGCGGTTGCTCTTTGCATAGCCTCTGCTAAATGTGCCAATCTGACACCGAGTCAAATCATCACTAAAATGCGGAATGATGCCGCAGCGCAACCTGCAAGCTATGGCTTTAAGAATGATCCAAACTCACCAAATGGCGATCGCTATTATGGCAATCTACTTTATACAGGTGGATATTAA